In Camelina sativa cultivar DH55 chromosome 13, Cs, whole genome shotgun sequence, the genomic window AACTTTCTCATTTGCTTTTTATAGTCCCAATTGCTTGTTCTTTTTAACTATGTAAGACCACTAACCATTTCGATCACATAGGATCCTATTTGATGCATGAAAGATAAGagtaaccaattttttttggcaCCTATCATATTATGGGGTCAAGCATCATAGAAACATATACTTTAGGTTAGTCTTGGTTAAGAACCTGTGACCTCTTTCAGacatcttttctctctttcgagAAAATTGCATGTGTCTATCATATATGGTAATAATTAGTTCTAAGACAATTCTATGATGATATGCCGACAATAACCTCTCTTTCTAATCAAAGTATAGCCACTCGAGATCATCAGCTAAGGAATCCAGAATGCTTGAGGCACCACATAGCAGCTTGGGCAGCATGCTCTGCTGCACCTTTCTTTGTTGGTCTAGCATCACCATAACACTCCAATGTCATGTTGGGGGCATCTTCAACTTCCACGATTACCTTATATGTGAATCTgttacacacacatacacacacacacacacacacaaaattaatGACATAAAATCCAATAACtgacattttttttaccaaattactAGCTCGCTCAAGTTTAGAGATTTAGCCGTAGTTGATGGATATACTCACGATTTCAGGTGGCCTGGTCCTTCCTCCTCACAACATTCAAAGTTTGGTGGCTTCCAACAGTTAGCAACACATGTTTCATGCAAGAGGGATTTTGCGGTTTTGCTGCTTGATCCACCTGTCGAGTTTAGTAATAGAATCGGTAATTCAGGATATATACTGCACCAAATTTACAGTCTCCCAATAAATACACAAGAATCCATCGGCATACCTGCTTCCTTGATGGTCTTTTGAGGAAGCCTGTCTTCTGTTTTAGATGGTGCCTGGGGGAGACCTCGCCTGATGAGGTATGAGCTGCTTATTTTACTATTCTCGCCAAAATTTTCTTGGAGATTAAGGTTTTCAACGTCCAGCCCATCAAGTTCCATAACATCTATAGGCTCTTCATTGTAGCCAATTAATTTAGCTTCATTTCTGATGCTATTCTTCACAACATCTTCCAATGGATTTGCTGCTGTTATGTGCTCACGTGCCTGCAGATGAATTACACAATGAAGTTCTTCAAATTACGAGTTACATAAATGAACACTAGGTAGCTCAAGATATCTGTACATCACATCAATCGAAGAAATTCGTTGCACTACAGTTTATTTTGACTATGAGAAAAATTACCTTCAGATATGTAATCATCAGCTGTGCAGCCTTTTTTGTGCTCTCTCTTTTGTTCCGACCAGTTGCAGAAGCTGTAAGGCAACTACCTTTCTTGGTCACTTTTAATTCAACAGAAAAAGCACCATCCTTCTTCGTCGCTGATATTTCCCGATCCCACTTGTAAGACTGGCAAATTTCAATCAGTTCCTTTACAGGACTAATCTGCAGGTTAGACAAGTTTTTGACTGGATCTAGACATGATAGCATCATAGTCCAGACATGATTCAAGTTGAACCCACAATCAATGAAGAGAGCCCCCAAACAGGATTCTACCAAGTCACCAAGAACCTGCATGGAAATATAATAACTATATTAGTTCTTCCACTAATATATCATGTATGTCTTATGTAATTAGATATAAATTGACAGCAAAACTAAACTAATGAGATGGGCATAGTCTCTTCAATTCAACACCTCGTGtaggtaaaaagaaagaaattaaggAAGAAAGCTAACGGAGATAGTTTGAGATTTTCAAAATGTAGGTCAGCTTTCATTAGGGGTAAATCTCATCATAGTTTCCTTCCCTGGCTCAAAAATTGGCATATATGGTCATGAAGGTAAGTAAGTAAAATGCACATATCTCTATATACTATGACGGAATTCTTTTAGCATAATCACAAAGCAAGCTCTGAAAATATAACGGATTAATAAATAGTTCCACCAAGGCAAAAACACACTAAAGTACCAAACAGAAGCAGCAAAATATCGTCTGCAAGTGAAAGGAAGATCGAAACACACCTTTGGGCATCTTGGACCTTCAGGTTGTCCACTTGCCAATGGTGATGCTGCCAGGAAATTGGTGTAATCATCTATTGCTTCATGGAGATAAATGGACTCGCAAAATAGAAATCTCTTTAGCGAAAAATTGACAGCAACATTTGCCAGCGCCTTATTATTTACTGAGAGCGATCTTAGATCTGTCAGTTGACCAGGTTTCAGTGTCGGGAAGACTGTGAAAAAATAGGATGTCATCAAGTAGTCCAGAACAGCATCCCCAAGAAACTCCAATCTCTGCAGACCCCCAATTAAAGACTTTTGGTTACCATAGATGGAATATTATAGAGACttagagaaaaatgaaaaataagagggaaacaaaaaattacctGGTAGCAGCCTCCTCCATGCCTGTTGTAAGATGGATGGATAAAGGCTTGTACAAGTAGACCTTTGTGGAGGAACGTATATTCAAGCTGGTTTTCAAGGGCCTCCAAATTATTGCGAGTAGTGAGTGGCATGTAGCGCCTGCTTGCAATACAAGCATCTCGTACTTGCACGGATTCAAAATCAACATTTACACCAATCCACCTAAGAAATTTCACGGCACCTTTGAAGCCACTGTCAACTAAGAAAGCTCCCACAAGAGCCTCAACCACATCAGCAATTGTTTTCTTGTACAACCAATGATGGCCTTTGCTACATCTGATTTCACCAGTATCTGAATCCGAAAGCCCAGGACCCCTATTCAAGGAATGAACCTCTTTTATCATTCCTTCGTCACAGGCTACTCTGCATGGATGGCCAAATGCAAAGAACTGATTAGGATCGAATGCTTGATCCCGGATGTAGACCTGGAAAAACGTACAAGGTTagtaatatccaaaaaaaatcaataatcaaattaataagttttagtGTTTTACTCTTCCTCTGtctaaaatatttacttttgaaATATGTAACTGTGAATATGTTAAATGTATGGAGGCAAGGGTTCTGACGGCGCTTTATGAACATGATAAGTATTTGCGTTGTGTGCAGCAATCACAGCTCAAACAAGATTTAAAATGTACCAGCAATCAAAGCATTTATAAGAATTCTGAGAACCTGCAAATTTCTCTTGATTGCAAGCCTACACAAATTGGAATTGTTAACAACGTTAGAGCGTCTTCGAGTCAACTCTCCTTCATCAAGCCAATCATGGAGTAGAAAAAGGTGTCGGCTAACCGCAAACTTGAGGAATGCATCACCAAGCACCTCAAGCCTTTCAAGAGAAAAGTGCTCATGACATTTCTCTGTTGTGAGAGCTTCGAGTACCTATACCAATTCACTTAGTCAGTGAAGTATCAAACATTAACAAATTTCAGGAAAACCAAGCAAATGGGTTATCTAGTGAAATGAGGTTATACTCTGTGACCAGAAACTTCAGCTATCTCAGGGATCGAAGCAGACAGCACATGTTTCAGTTCGATAGCCACAAGTAAATTTTCCATACGATGCATGATTGACGGTAGCAAGGATAACGAGCTTCCGATGTCTTTAGAAAATCCTTTTATCTTTAACTGAGAAAGCTCGGGAGGAATCTCTATGAAGTATTCCGCAAGTTCTTGTGGTTCTGTCCAGGGCAATATGAGAATGTTATGTGTGTGTACAGGCACAAGAAAATGGTGATATGCGAAAAACAGTTAAGAAAATGTACCCAAATTCTTCTGCATTCGGTTGTGAAGCAAGTTCCGAACATGAAAAAGTGGTTTCACCTGCAAGAGTGGCTGTCCAGGATGCTTGAGTTCCACGCCATACCTAATTTTGCGCATAACAATGAGAAGGTTCTTAAACTCAGAAAATCATATAATCCTAAGTCTAGAGTCCCAACCAATTTTTTTATGGATTGTTGTAATACTGCTCtgtagaaaaggaaaaggaacattaaaaccaagaaaaaaaaaaaagagaaaccagGATACATGTCCCTGAGAAAAATCGCAATCAAACAATCTGGATAGTAGAGTTTAGTGCTTACAAATCATATGTGCTCTCCATATGGCTTTTGGTGCTTGATTTCTTAACAGGACTAAAACCATTTCTTCCATGGCAGATATCAGCAACAAAGTAAAATTGTTTATTGTGGGTAGTAAAAACCAAGCTGTTCTTCACATCATCAATATTCCAGCAGCCATTTGCGAGCTTTAGATGAGAGCCTGTAGGAGGAACTATATCTTCCACTAAAACAGATGGAATCTTAAAGATTGGTGATGCCAAGCAGCTTCTGATAGTCACCCAATCTACAGATATAACACTTTCTGCACCATGCAGACTGATTGGAAGAAGAAGGTAGAAGGTAGATTTGCTTGTTCTAAGAGAGTATTGCAGTTCTAAGGGAACAAATTCCGGAATGAGCTCCTGCCGCTCAAAAAGAACCTTCAGGGCAACCTCCTGAAAAATCTCTGCTAGCCTTATCTGCatagaaataatcaaataagaTAAGTTCATTCTTTTCATTGTAATCTAATTAAAATCTCAATACCTCATTGTTGTCGAATGTGGTGACTCCTGATGGAACAATCATCACACTTACAGATCTTTGATGAGCAAGGTGAAGATTGAAATCCATAGTCTCAGCCTCAACGGGAAGAGGTGACTTAatgaaaaaaccaaactttCTGTAGAGCCTATCCGCGGGATGAGGCACAAACCTTATGTAGTAAGAATGAAGATTGACACAACTTGTTGTAGGATCCCACTTTTGTTTAAACAAGCCAGGAACAAACATCTCATACAGTTCACCTCGTGAACAGCCTTCACCTAGCAGGAAATAAATTAGATGTCGTTATACAACGAGTGAATAGTATAAACAACTTATTGATAACTGAACCACTCATGCACCTTCGACgttatcaaaatcaaattcatcatcTGACAATTCAACCTCAATTTCATCCTTTGAATCTGGCAATAGAAAATCGTTAAGCACACCCAAGTTGTGCAACTCGTACACAGCCTTTAGACAAGCATCCTTTTTGGCAGCTTCAGTTGAAGGTCGTACCGAACTGACAACTTCACTTATAGGAGCATTAGCAGGTAAAATTATGCGACAGATAGTTCCACCAAATTCGTCACCAGGTTTGAAATGAAACTCTGGCTTTGGCTGAAAAAACCTGAGGGAATAAATATGCGGCAAATGGAGATTCAATTATGACAGGAACAAGCTCCCATTTACTGTGCAAGATGAATCTCTTAAAAAAGCACCAACGAAAAATTTGAAGTCTTACTCATCATGTGGAAGCCTAGAACAATATTTATAGAGAAGGGAGATGCTACTTCCACCACTGATACAAGCTCCTGTCTCATGAACTTTGTATAACTCCTCATCATGTCTAGGACAAGTTTCCTCTGACGTTCTGGAAGTAATTTCCAGATTCATTCTATCTTCATTTACTCTAAAATGTTCAATTAGATCCATCTCTTTCTCGTTTCCGCTGAATTAGGAAAGGAAAAACATTGTCAAATGCGTAGGGAGGAAAAGCGGACTCTTACTTATGGCCTTATTATTTTCTCATTCCTACATACCTGTCCACTAAAAAGGCATATTCGGACTGAGGCATTCGAGCACGGCCCCTGGACTGTATGAAGCTGGTAACAGTCTCTGGTAAATCATAACGGATCACAAGACAACATGTCTGAATATCAAGGCCTTCTTCACCAACTTTAGTGGCAACCAGTAAATTGAGCTGGAACAGGAAAAGGAACCTCTAGAAGTTAGTTGGAAGTGGCTTGACGACTGATCCTAAATATCTCCCAATACTAAGTTACTAACTATAGGTTCAAAATTAAGTATCACCTCTTTAGATTGGAATCGTTTAAGTATTGTTTCCATACTCCTCCTTGACATGCTCTTTAGGCCAGAACTAAGTCCAACAAGGAAATCAGACTTCCAAGATCGTAGCAGTTCCAAGTTATTTAGTATGCATGACAACGTTCTTGCAGTTACAATCCGATTGACAAATATTATACACTTCATGTGTGGCTCtagcctgaaaaaaaaaaggaagttaAATAGAATTGACTTCTCTTCCATAATGCACTCATGAGCATAAAAATCAAGAACGATATAGTGAAAAGCAATCAAGATTTCACAGGACCCAGTGGACAAAATCAACTACCATGTTCATATAGAAATATCCAATGTCTTTTTCATGGTGAATTAAGTGCTGGAAGTAGATACTAGGAACCATGAGCTGGAAGTTGTTTGCTCAGAAAAAGGCCATACTCTCTCGtttgaacaaaattttatacaaagtTTCATCTCTAGGTTCTCAGTCGTATTTTACggaagcaaaaaataaaaataaaaagtataaaggATAAAGACAGGTAAGTAGGACTAGACTTTCTTACATAAGTAATTTGTCATCTTTCACGCAAATGATAACAATGAGAAAACGCATATTCAGTATTGGCTTTTGGGTTTTGGGTACGTGGCCACTTTATAAAGCTAAGGACAGTTCATTCATTTCTTTACTTCACAAATGCTTTATGGAATATTCAGTACAAAAGCATTCTAAGACTCTGTCACCTCTCTCAAGTACTAACCTGAATACCGAAAGGATTTCAATCAATTGAACTAGCTTTCTAGAGAATAATGGTTCCTTCAACGCCGCTAAGCTGAGGAGTTCAGATGCATTTTCATCTACAACCACAGTAAATATGAGAACAATAAAGAGGCAACCAATGGATTGTGTAATAGGGTATTCACATGGAAATAACAAATACAGTGCAGAATATAGTTAATATTTTAGTAAGTTGCAACTCTGGAAAAATATACGCAATGAAAAACGTTTCAAATTCTACCATGGCCATATTGGAAGAAAATTTAAGGttcagagaaaaaaacactCACTATGGTACTATGTCATCTTACCTTTAGCAACACCAGAGGAGAGGACCTCAGCAGCCAGAGAAAGATATGTATCACATATCTTTAACTTCTGATTCTCTCCCACAGGCTCTTCTTGTACATCATGGTCACTATTCAATTGTATTTTAGCAGCCTCCAATAAACGAAGAGAATAAACATTAGCACGCTACACATTGCATTAAGACATGTATgacacaaacaagaaacaacataGAGAGGTTCAATTTGGCAAGAGAGGTTATCGAGATTAGATGGTCGTCAGAGATTAAAGAATTTGCACGGAACCTTGCTGACATATTTTCTCTAGGAATTTTTAAACAGCTATTTAGTAAGCATCTAACAATTTGCACGGTGCCCTTATTTCTTTCCCAATTTTTCCGTATTGTACTCCTAGTGAATTTTATGCCAATCGTTGTAGTCTTTGCCTTCGATCTAGTACACTACTAATGCAAAAGTTGAATATAGTTGGCAATTATGATTATTACTGTACCCTAAAACATGTCATCAGCTGCTTGTTAAAACATTGAAGAACCAGGAAAGACAAGTAATCAATACAtctgaaatcaaaaacaaaaaacctagtttgcctaaaaaaagaaaaaaaaaactgaaaatctaATATCAAATCTACAAATTGCTTCAGTAAGAAATGTCTACCTGTATTGCTCCCCAGATGCCAAGATTCACCAGAGTATATATGAGATTATCATGAGTTCTTTTGAGAAGCCTTTTCATATTTAGGAGGTTTTGTGTTTGATGGGTATCAGTCTGCAGCTTAAGTGATGCCAAGCACTGTTCATAGAGGAAGAAAAAtcagttcatatatatatccaGGAACAGCGGGTtcagatcttttctttttaaccaaaAGAGTTATGAGACACATTAGACAACCCGCTGTTTGATGTCCTCCAGCATGGTTTCATATCTGATGGTCGATTGAGATACATCAGTCATAGCTGACCGATAATAATATACTTTGACTAACGGAGATGAAACAAAACCATCCAGCTGGGCATTGCTTTCTACTGAATAAACCTTTTAGATCACGGGAGACAAAAAGGGAAATATTAGAACATTTTTGAAAAGACCAACTGAATGTAAGAACATAAGTATGAATTTAACTATGAGTAAGATAATTCTGCTTTAGACTTCTAATAAACGATTAGTTTGGTATCATAAGCTTAGGACGAAAATACCCACACCAAAAAAGGTTCAAGCATTAGAAGAGTATTATTTCTACTTTGGTATCACCCAATTAAACACAGTGTGATAGGGCTCAACATAAATAAGCGGGCATCAATCATTTCTAGGAAAGATATCTTGCATACTTCAATAATCAATACCAAAAATGCAAATTAGAATATCCACTTCTAAAGTAGATAATTGTGCTTTAAGTTCATCTGCCAACAGCATACCTTGGCATTGAGTAAATTTTCAAGGCTATTTATGCTTTTCGATAAATTCTCAGATTGAAAAGACCCTGAAAAATAGGTAGAGCTGTCAAAAGGTGGACCATGTATAGAACGAGATGATCATAAGTAGCAGGTATTATTAAGAGCACGACAAACCTCTcaatcaaaagagaaagaacaaaaggaaTCCAATGCAAAAGCTAATTTTGTCGACTATATTATTTCTATGGGAAAGATTAAGACCCTCTCATAATAAAATCTTTGCAAAGTAACGGGCTTGTAATCCGGAGTCAACATTAGAGTCGAAATGGAGCCTACCTTTGCCAACAACTGGAGATGCAGTCATTCCAAATATTCGAGGCTGTTGTAAACTTTCTGATTTATAGAAAACCTGCATTTGCAACAAAGTGGAGCAACCAAAAGATGATTCTATGttaaaaattaatgtttcaGAAACCATATACCAAGAATGTGAAGGAAGAAACCTTCATGATTTCCGCATAAGGATGGTTGCTTAGTTGTTGAGCATGGTGACACTCATCAAATATTAGAAGGGAGATAGACTCCATCCTGATGAAACAGTGCTGTAAGTTATGCAGAAGTATTTGTGGAGTCATAACAAGAACCTGCAGGAAACATTCAGGCGCAATAACAGAACAATTGAAAGATGATCGCATATGTCaacccacaaaaaaaatgtaaaatggaTATAACGATCAACTTAATGAGACTTATAGGATAAAAAATAGAACGAGAAAACAGGAAATCACCTCATTCTCTGAAATCTCTTTCTCCCATTCAGAATGGCTCTTCACAGTCCTCTTGCCTCCACAATGTACTGCAACTTTGAAGTTGATAGAGTCTGATACGACCTTGGCTTGCTGTAAATAACAACAAAGTCAAGACAGTTAGAACttgaagagagaaacaaatcaatcaatcctCAATAATGAGTCTCCAGTAAACACCAActtataatcaaaataaataacctCTCACCTGTTCGACCAAAGCCACGGTGGGAgcaagaaaaatacaaacacTTTTGTTAGGACGAAGAACCAAGTGACCGAGCTCATATATAAGCATCACCGCAATGTGAGTCTTCCCACAACCTGTTCCCAAGTAAACAATAATGTTCTCATCCACTGCTTTCTTACACAGCTCCACCTGATACCTTCATACAGCAAAGTAAATCATTAAGCCcctccacacacaaaaaaaaaaaaaaaaaaNNNNNNNNNNNNNNNNNNNNNNNNNNNNNNNNNNNNNNNNNNNNNNNNNNNNNNNNNNNNNNNNNNNNNNNNNNNNNNNNNNNNNNNNNNNNNNNNNNNNNNNNNNNNNNNNNNNNNNNNNNNNNNNNNNNNNNNNNNNNNNNNNNNNNNNNNNNNNNNNNNNNNNNNNNNNNNNNNNNNNNNNNNNNNNNNNNNNNNNNNNNNNNNNNNNNNNNNNNNNNNNNNNNNNNNNNNNNNNNNNNNNNNNNNNNNNNNNNNNNNNNNNNNNNNNNNNNNNNNNNNNNNNNNNNNNNNNNNNNNNNNNNNNNNNNNNNNNNNNNNNNNNNNNNNNNNNNNNNNNNNNNNNNNNNNNNNNNNNNNNNNNNNNNNNNNNNNNNNNNNCTGTCATATAAACAACGAATTCGATCAATCCCTAAAACTCCATTACCAAGACATTAAggcaaaatccaaaataattaacaatccGATAAACTTATAACTCAGCTACAAACTTGCGGCTACAACAAACAGaatcgattaaaaaaaaaaaacacaggaCGAACACCATCGGTACAGAATCGTGTAAGCAAGCAAgcgagaaaacaaagaaacgcAAACTCCGAAAGGTGTtggcaaaagagaagaaaatcgaagaagaagaaaaaaatcaaacctccTGGCGATTTTCCTAGGGTCTTTCTCCATCTTCGCCGAGAGGTCATCCGTACAAGCACCAGGCGCCGAGaacaaagacgaagaagaagaagaagaaaacgaagagaaagaggaagaagaagaagaagagaggtgaATGTCGGAAGAAGCATCGGCGTCACAGTCGAGTGACTGTGAGCCAAAATCGTCGCCGATTTCACAGTACGGCATGgtcaaagaagaaggatgaAGAGGAGTGACAGCAGCAGCAAGAGTGGTGGTGGTGAGAGGAGGAATTGGGTGTATTTGCTGTTTTGGCTTTGTTGCCTCCTCCTCAGCGAAGAAATTACAATTTCCACGCTGCTTTTtcgcttttttgtttttgtttttttctaaaagcttatttttctctcttctgtcTCGCTTCCCCAAAATCTTCGAGGGAGTGGTCGTCAAGCTCAAGTCAACAGGTTCACGCATAATTCACGATCTCACgtcgctctctctctccccttaCTTATTAAGCTGGCTGATTTGATCATTTTGattttatcacaaaacaaaaatatattaaagggtttatttttttttagctttgagttaggagaaaaaaccctaaaaaatcgccatttatttttaatttggacgtttaatatctcgtgtttttttattggaagaaaaatacttggTCTATTTAAATTTGCCATAAAAAATATTCGTTTATATAAGTGTTAGTAGATTCATACTTACGGATTAACAGACGTTTATAAGCGTGATAGAATTATGTAACAGAGTTAAATTTTGAATCCACGTTtctaagtaaaatatatatgatttttctaCGCAGTATGATTTCGCAATCGAGTAGCAACATCACCACTATCACAATAGTGATAATAATCTTCATGtatattttgtcatttttgctAAAtactctttaattatttttatttatatttatcaattCCGATATTTGATTTCATGATGTcatatgtttttatgtatttcatAATGCCATATATTCTCATGTATTGTTATTTAACATCCAAAAGTAATATTGGTTTTGCTATAACTTTTAATCATACTtcttaattcaaattaataatcCGAATTAATGttgcaaaataaaatagcaTTTGTATTTCCTTTAAAATTGATGTGTAATTAAATCATTGtactttattatttaaaaattaaaagaaattgatCCTTATTACTGAAGTTttattataaacatatttttacatcTATTAAGTTTTTATACGTGGgttaacaaaaatttacaaaataaagttatttttctattttaaaaagaaaaacacatctttaaaaataatctaaagTAAGAAAGAAATTTTTGTCGATTATACTCTATAAGGATTATGTCGATTACTCTACACTATAAGGCTTCTTCAACAAgcctaaaaatattttctcaaaattaatccgattatttagttttcaaaaggAATTACtgaatattatttcattattagataatcttttatagaaaaaacGTTTGATGCTcaaatctttgatttgtttaagattttggaaacaatattgaaaatttaatattctaaatattaataaacttcataaaagaaaatttaaatgcTTACGGTGTGATATGGCAGGTTTGAGTTTacattaatatgattttttttacaagttgtctacacaaaatattttagtctgAAATACAATGAATTAAACGAAAGATGTTATGCcatcatcatttcattattttcaatattaGATAAtcttaaacaatcaaaatatagttatacaattttaaaattaacaatcaaaatacagttatacaattttaaacaataaacaaaacacacaaaattgataaatataagaaacttaaaatttaaaatttttagttaaaaatttgTCTGGCTgtgtaccacgggttaaaatttagttattttataaaaccTGAGGAGTATCTTTTGTTTAtccaattttcatttttgatttttttttgtctaaatatTGTGTTATCCAGATTTGATGTTGTCTATTTTTACTGTTTGTTGTGGTgatattgtaaaaaaaaccaCTTTTATAAGAGATATTTacctaattttaaaataaataacgcgccaaattttgaaaatgtattcATATAACTAACACTAgtagaagaaaaacaataaccctccaaattttataattgacTATATGCacattttaaatccaaaaaaataaagtttaaaattgCATATACATAGGCAAAATGTGTAAGATAGgctaaatatttcaaaatgtctttcatttcaaataattCATGGGTTAAATTCAATAGTTATGGTGATGTTACTATAAGTCATGGtccatttttttatctttgaaataAATTACAACTCATAAATAGTTCGATCGATGTTCATTACGTATGATCACACAAAACATGgagatttcttttcttcttcttctcgttcaTGTTATTTAGTATTCACCAtgtcttttcatcttcttttgaaTTTCATAATTC contains:
- the LOC104736107 gene encoding dicer-like protein 4 isoform X1 gives rise to the protein MREPVDLSLTTTPSKILGKRDRREKNKLLEKNKNKKAKKQRGNCNFFAEEEATKPKQQIHPIPPLTTTTLAAAVTPLHPSSLTMPYCEIGDDFGSQSLDCDADASSDIHLSSSSSSSFSSFSSSSSSSLFSAPGACTDDLSAKMEKDPRKIARRYQVELCKKAVDENIIVYLGTGCGKTHIAVMLIYELGHLVLRPNKSVCIFLAPTVALVEQQAKVVSDSINFKVAVHCGGKRTVKSHSEWEKEISENEVLVMTPQILLHNLQHCFIRMESISLLIFDECHHAQQLSNHPYAEIMKVFYKSESLQQPRIFGMTASPVVGKGSFQSENLSKSINSLENLLNAKVYSVESNAQLDGFVSSPLVKVYYYRSAMTDVSQSTIRYETMLEDIKQRCLASLKLQTDTHQTQNLLNMKRLLKRTHDNLIYTLVNLGIWGAIQAAKIQLNSDHDVQEEPVGENQKLKICDTYLSLAAEVLSSGVAKDENASELLSLAALKEPLFSRKLVQLIEILSVFRLEPHMKCIIFVNRIVTARTLSCILNNLELLRSWKSDFLVGLSSGLKSMSRRSMETILKRFQSKELNLLVATKVGEEGLDIQTCCLVIRYDLPETVTSFIQSRGRARMPQSEYAFLVDSGNEKEMDLIEHFRVNEDRMNLEITSRTSEETCPRHDEELYKVHETGACISGGSSISLLYKYCSRLPHDEFFQPKPEFHFKPGDEFGGTICRIILPANAPISEVVSSVRPSTEAAKKDACLKAVYELHNLGVLNDFLLPDSKDEIEVELSDDEFDFDNVEGEGCSRGELYEMFVPGLFKQKWDPTTSCVNLHSYYIRFVPHPADRLYRKFGFFIKSPLPVEAETMDFNLHLAHQRSVSVMIVPSGVTTFDNNEIRLAEIFQEVALKVLFERQELIPEFVPLELQYSLRTSKSTFYLLLPISLHGAESVISVDWVTIRSCLASPIFKIPSVLVEDIVPPTGSHLKLANGCWNIDDVKNSLVFTTHNKQFYFVADICHGRNGFSPVKKSSTKSHMESTYDLYGVELKHPGQPLLQVKPLFHVRNLLHNRMQKNLEPQELAEYFIEIPPELSQLKIKGFSKDIGSSLSLLPSIMHRMENLLVAIELKHVLSASIPEIAEVSGHRVLEALTTEKCHEHFSLERLEVLGDAFLKFAVSRHLFLLHDWLDEGELTRRRSNVVNNSNLCRLAIKRNLQVYIRDQAFDPNQFFAFGHPCRVACDEGMIKEVHSLNRGPGLSDSDTGEIRCSKGHHWLYKKTIADVVEALVGAFLVDSGFKGAVKFLRWIGVNVDFESVQVRDACIASRRYMPLTTRNNLEALENQLEYTFLHKGLLVQAFIHPSYNRHGGGCYQRLEFLGDAVLDYLMTSYFFTVFPTLKPGQLTDLRSLSVNNKALANVAVNFSLKRFLFCESIYLHEAIDDYTNFLAASPLASGQPEGPRCPKVLGDLVESCLGALFIDCGFNLNHVWTMMLSCLDPVKNLSNLQISPVKELIEICQSYKWDREISATKKDGAFSVELKVTKKGSCLTASATGRNKRESTKKAAQLMITYLKAREHITAANPLEDVVKNSIRNEAKLIGYNEEPIDVMELDGLDVENLNLQENFGENSKISSSYLIRRGLPQAPSKTEDRLPQKTIKEAGGSSSKTAKSLLHETCVANCWKPPNFECCEEEGPGHLKSFTYKVIVEVEDAPNMTLECYGDARPTKKGAAEHAAQAAMWCLKHSGFLS